The nucleotide sequence AAAACCATGCGCTACCGCGTATTGCTCGGCTCCAAAGCGCTGGTCGATGGGCAGTTGCTGGTAAACCCGGCGCTGACCTACATGCAAAACAAACCCACCCTTGCTGACCCGTCTGGTGCCCAATGAAGATCGCCGTGCTGTCGCGCAACCCGCGCCTGTATTCCACCCGCCGCCTGGTTGAAGCCGGGGAGTTGCGGGGCCACGAAATGGTGGTGGTCGACACCCTGCGCGCTTACATGAACATCGCCAGCCACAAACCGCAGATCCACTATCGCGGCAAACCGCTGGAAGGCTTTGACGCGGTGATCCCGCGTATTGGCGCCTCGGTAACCTTCTACGGCTGTGCGGTACTGCGCCAGTTCGAAATGATGGGGGTGTTCCCGCTTAACGAGTCAGTGGCCATCGCCCGTTCGCGTGACAAGTTACGTTCCCTGCAGTTGCTGTCACGCCGTGGTATCGGCCTGCCGGTCACCGGTTTCGCCCATTCCCCGGATGACATCGCCGACCTGATCGACATGGTCAACGGTGCGCCACTGGTGATTAAGGTACTGGAAGGCACGCAGGGTATTGGCGTGGTGTTGTGTGAAACTGCCACGGCGGCCGAGTCGGTCATTGAGGCGTTTATGGGACTCAAGCAAGACATCATGGTGCAGGAATACATCAAGGAAGCCGGTGGCGCAGACATCCGCTGTTTTGTGGTCGGCGACAAGGTGATCGCCGCCATGAAGCGTCAGGCCAAGCCCGGCGAATTTCGCTCTAACCTGCACCGTGGCGGCAGCGCCAGCCTGATCAAAATCACCCCAGAAGAGCGCATGACCGCCATCCGTGCGGCCAAGGTCATGGGCCTGTCGGTGGCCGGTGTGGATATTCTGCGCTCCAACCACGGCCCGCTGGTGATGGAAGTGAACTCATCACCCGGCTTAGCCGGCATTGAAACCACGACGGGCAAAGATGTCGCCGGCATCATCATCCAGTACATCGAGAAAAACGGCGGCCCACACCTGACGCGCACTAAGGGCAAAGGGTGAGCCGGATATAGGCGAAGCATGCTTCGCCCCGGTGAACGCACGGCCAAGGATGGCCGGGCTGGTATTGCAGACCATTACTGGACGCGGCAGGGATGCCGACACGCATACTCAAGCCAATAGCCGGTGCTGCTCCATCCACGCGAGGAAAGCCGCCGCACGCAGCGGCCGGCTGATGTGGTAACCCTGGCCCAGCGAGCAGCCATTATCGCGCAGGCAGTCGAGCTGGCGTTGGCTTTCGATGCCTTCAGCGATGCATTCCAGGCCTAAGTTGCGGGCAATCACCAAGATGGTCTGTACCAGCATCAGGCCGCTGCCATCTTCGCCGTCCATGTCCCAGGTAAAGCTGCGATCAATTTTCAGGCGATCCAGCGGTAGCCGCTTGAGGTAGGTCAGCGAGGAATAACCGGTGCCGAAATCATCAATGGCAAAGCGTACACCCAACACTTTGAGCGCCTGCATATTGCTGATGCATTGCTCGACGTCCTCCAGCAACACCCCCTCAGTGATCTCCAACTCCAAGGCTGCCGCTGGCACCTGATGACGCTGTAAGCATTCACTGATGCGTGCCACACAGCTGCGCTGACGCAACTCGCGCGGGCTGAGGTTAACGGCCAACACCAACTGCGGCCATTGCGGTAACCAGCGCGCCAGCGCCGCGCACGCCTGCTCCAGCACCCAGCCGCCTAATTCCTCGATCAGCCCGGTTTCTTCCGCCAACGGAATAAAATCGCCGGGCATGATTTCGCCGCGCTCGGGATGCAGCCAACGCAGCAACACTTCCGCACCGGTAACGGCTCCGGTGGCTAG is from Pseudomonas sp. TMP9 and encodes:
- the rimK gene encoding 30S ribosomal protein S6--L-glutamate ligase; the protein is MKIAVLSRNPRLYSTRRLVEAGELRGHEMVVVDTLRAYMNIASHKPQIHYRGKPLEGFDAVIPRIGASVTFYGCAVLRQFEMMGVFPLNESVAIARSRDKLRSLQLLSRRGIGLPVTGFAHSPDDIADLIDMVNGAPLVIKVLEGTQGIGVVLCETATAAESVIEAFMGLKQDIMVQEYIKEAGGADIRCFVVGDKVIAAMKRQAKPGEFRSNLHRGGSASLIKITPEERMTAIRAAKVMGLSVAGVDILRSNHGPLVMEVNSSPGLAGIETTTGKDVAGIIIQYIEKNGGPHLTRTKGKG